taaaaaattgattaatatattgGAAGACATTAAAGAACAGTTTGCCCATGCAGGTATAgtcatattttattgaaaaaaaatttatacCTATTGTATGATCTGTGCAACATATATTccacatatattttattaaatttcatttatattacagGATTGTATGGAGCAAGtaaagctattttacttcatATGATACAAttagaatgtttaaaaaaatataatagtgGTGTggtatgtaaaatattagaaGACATAAATAGATTTTGAtctgttaattgtaaattatgttattaGGATGCAgcatatatttttgaatatctTATATCAGAATTAACAATCTTTCGAAAGTTACTGGATGATGAAATGAAAGATGATTCAGacacaataaaaattatgaagttagtttgctttttctaaatttttgtattattaacttTTCTACAGTTCGAATGTAATAGCtactgtaatattttaaaaatcattttcaatttgtGAAAATGACattccataatttaaaaaataataataaactgtaaTGTTGTTATAGATATTCATCAGATCAAGTTCAgaatctttttaaaatattattggacTTCCATGAAAACAAGTCTACCGAATGcgaattttgttgtattatttttGTACAGCGACGGTTTACAGCGCAAGTATTGTATCATATATTAAAGGTAACATTAGctttttcttctaatttaaCCATAGAACTCCTAAATTTCTGATGTACGATGTCTTTCATAGTCCCATCTTAGAAATTCTAGGgttaagtaaaattatttaagtattttaagGAAAATTACTTAAGTTTTGTCATTATAGAATTTATCTGCGCATaacaagaaatttcattttctaaaacCTGATTTTATGATGGGTTTTTCGTGTGACCCTTACAAATGCAGCAGGGAAACTTCATGTATTTCCAAATGGAATAAAGAAGTTTTACACAGGtgattttattcatttgatatatcaaatacagtaaaaaatatatgttagtTCTCATATTGTGTTACGTTAATggacgttttttttttcttttagatttaaaaatggTTTTACAAATTGTCTTATTGCAACAGACGTTATCGATGAAGGTATTGACATACCAACTTGTACATTGGTTATCAGGTATAATTTACCAATGGATATTAGATCTTACATACAAAGCAAAGGTAGAGCACGACACAGTGCTAGTCAATATACATTCTTGTTATCAAACTCTGataagaattatgtaaaacggtttgaaagttataaaatggTAGAATCACATTTAAAGAAGGTACTTTATCCATTcttatttgtttttgttatattcgtttatattttaaattattcatattttcttatgtAGCTATTAGTGGGTCAAACTGAATATCGTAAGGAATTAACAAATGATGATATGAAGAATATGTTATATGTACATGAAATAGAACCATATATTGTCACGAGCAGTGATGGAACAAAGTGTTCTATAACAGAGAATACAgcaattagtttaataaacatgtaTTGTCTTCAATTATTGAAATCTAAATTTGCATATCTAAGCCCCACTtggatattgtataaaattgaagagcgtaataaacagaataaaactaaTTTATATCAGGTATTAAAGAATGTAATAACAATTCTGTTTTTCTCAATTATTCTTTcctacatacatatacatagcaaataattgaaatttttgttcacactgtatttataatattcattataatgttTCCCAGGTTTCACTTAAATTACCAATTCTATCTCCTCTAAAGACTACTGTATTTGGAAATGTGATGTCTTCCATTAATTCTGCAAAAAGATCTGTTGCAATGAAAATGTGTatagaattacataaaattgGCGAATTGACTGATAGTTTAATACCACGTACTTTTCAAAGTGTCGTAGAAAGTACagattatttatttccaaattggGAAGTAGAGGATAAATCAGATGCAGGTATAATTGGAacatataaaaagaaacgaCATCATGAGCTACAGGTGAGgtgatatataaattaattacatttcctTTGAAGTGTAGATgtggaaattatatttctttttataatttatttactatttgccATGTAtgcatattgttatatattatttacagtttCCATCAGCTTTATATGGTGCGTATCCTTTACCATCCAAACCTGTGTACCTTCATTTACTTCGTGCTAAACCTATGTACCCAGCACCGCATTATGATAATCGGCGTTtggtattttacaatttattatctaACAAGGCAGGATTTGGAATATTGTCTTCGAAAGAAATGCCACAGGTAAAACTAGaaatcattatataataatgaaatccGGTAactaatattttgttacatagaTACCatcttttccaatttttatgaaTGTCGGTGAATTACAAGTTGATGTTGAAGTAAATTATGCAAAGATGAATTTATCTGCAACAGAAATTggtaatataaaaatctttcatAGCTTGATATTTAGTCAAGTTGTACCAGTCATCAAACCATTTATGATATTTGACAATTATAATCTTGacaattgtttcttaattgcACCAGGTAAATTTGTAGTAACGTAAATATGGAAAGATaactttattttatgtaaatcaaatgtaattatttattattttccagtTAACGAAAAGTGGGAAATAGATTGGGATATTATACAAGAACATCAACAGATACAGCATATACCACCGCCAGTACCTTTTCAGTTTGAGCATAATGATTATGATTTAGCATTAGTTGTGCCAAATTATAGAGCTGCTGCGgaagtatatataattacacAGATTTGCGAGGAGCTTACACCAAATTCATGTTTTCCATCGGAGAATTTCTTCTCATACgttcattattataaacaaaagcATGGTTTAACGGTACATAATTTAACCCAACCAATGTTAGAAGCGAAAATGGTATCAAAAAAGATTAATTGTATAAAACCTAGGTAATGTacaaatttctgttgaaaaatttaaacaGACTTAGatttgcaactaatttttgtttattacaaacAGGAGTATGCAATCCGAATCGAAGTATCGTAAACGTATGGAGATGAATGAGGATCTGAAAGAACATTTAGTTCCAGAATTCTGCACCATTGTTAAATTTCCAGCTTTATACTGGCTTAAAGCAACAATGTTACCATCTATATTACATAGAATTTCGCAGCTTTTAATTGCAGAAGATTTACGACGTCTCGTATCCGAGGAGGCTAATTTAGTAGTCGAATATAACGTTAATCATTGGCCTCCACTAGAAATAAGAGAAGAAGAAATCGATATTCTTGAACCACCCAAAAAAGTGATTTGTAACGAAGATGTTGAAAATTTACAATCAGAGCCTGTATTGAGTGGCCCAGAAATAGATGGTGCATGTTTTAgttattaaacataatttacttttttaatataacatatatGTTTTttgcattaaattaaatttatgttttgtTACAGTATTAAATACAGATGCATATCATTATCCATGGACAAAAGATGAAGAACCACCAGAGTTGTTCAGAAAAATTGAAGACATTAGAATGATTGATATTGAGCATTATTGTCAATTTATGACTAGCGGTTGCGATGAAGATGTTTATACAACGGTAAGCATTGGGTTATTTATAACTCTCAAGTACAAAATATAtagtacataatatatatatatatattatgtccCCAAATGCTTTGTTCATATTGTGAGCGGTTCTTGCAGCATTATTTCCGAGTTTGAATTCGAAGGTATACAAAgtaaaacgaaaaatataatattattatcgctCGCTAATCGCTCAAAATGGGAAAAGTCACTCTCTCCGTATTTCAGTTTTTCTATTAAAGGCAATGAATTCCGAACATTTCGCGCAACAACGGTTGTATGtttatgtcgatggtttttcaGATGGCGACGTGGCCTTCTGAGTTCACTGCCCCTGGATCACCTATCTCGTCTCATCTACTCGTTACTCGAATTATTTCCCTGCTGGTACAATAGTTTTgatgaacaatttttattttaaagattaattttatttttacagaacATAAGAAAATTCACGTTTATGGATAGACCATCGGTTCCAGTAcgggaattaaaaatattatcagttGAGAATTCAGGTGGTCCCAGTCCAGTACAGATTACATATGTAAGTCTAGTTaacatattttcctttttatttacaAACGTACCACATTGTAATATTTTACGACACCGTGATTCATTGTAGGCACTTACGAGTAAACTTGGGAATGATGCATTCGATTTGGAACGATTGGAAACTTTAGGAGATTCATGTTTGAAATTTGTTGTATCGTTgtttttgtatactttttttcCAAATTATAATGAAGGTCCGTTAACGGCACTGAAAGGAAAACTAATCGGCAACCGTAATCTTTATTATTGTGGAAAGAAGAAGTGTATTCCTGGACGCATGAAAGTA
The window above is part of the Nomia melanderi isolate GNS246 chromosome 2, iyNomMela1, whole genome shotgun sequence genome. Proteins encoded here:
- the Dcr-2 gene encoding endoribonuclease Dcr-2 isoform X1 produces the protein MNIFIKVMMDDENDFRPRAYQLDLYEVAAKQNTIIYLPTGSGKTFIAVMLIKKLSADIRKPYNEGGKHTVFLVNTVPLVLQQAEYIARLTGLSCTGISGDMGVDFWKENQWNEQLKNHHVLVMTCQILLNGLNHGFMFLNKINLLILDECHRAVNNHPMRLIMKLFEFCPEEEQPKVLGLTATLLNANTMCNNIDTIVRSLEITLHAKIATVNSELQLQNYYAAPRESFCRFDNYIVPQVGTIINNRIAEINDCLDCILLKNSLTHQDSSIQFRPKSITKKLINILEDIKEQFAHAGLYGASKAILLHMIQLECLKKYNSGVDAAYIFEYLISELTIFRKLLDDEMKDDSDTIKIMKYSSDQVQNLFKILLDFHENKSTECEFCCIIFVQRRFTAQVLYHILKNLSAHNKKFHFLKPDFMMGFSCDPYKCSRETSCISKWNKEVLHRFKNGFTNCLIATDVIDEGIDIPTCTLVIRYNLPMDIRSYIQSKGRARHSASQYTFLLSNSDKNYVKRFESYKMVESHLKKLLVGQTEYRKELTNDDMKNMLYVHEIEPYIVTSSDGTKCSITENTAISLINMYCLQLLKSKFAYLSPTWILYKIEERNKQNKTNLYQVSLKLPILSPLKTTVFGNVMSSINSAKRSVAMKMCIELHKIGELTDSLIPRTFQSVVESTDYLFPNWEVEDKSDAGIIGTYKKKRHHELQFPSALYGAYPLPSKPVYLHLLRAKPMYPAPHYDNRRLVFYNLLSNKAGFGILSSKEMPQIPSFPIFMNVGELQVDVEVNYAKMNLSATEIGNIKIFHSLIFSQVVPVIKPFMIFDNYNLDNCFLIAPVNEKWEIDWDIIQEHQQIQHIPPPVPFQFEHNDYDLALVVPNYRAAAEVYIITQICEELTPNSCFPSENFFSYVHYYKQKHGLTVHNLTQPMLEAKMVSKKINCIKPRSMQSESKYRKRMEMNEDLKEHLVPEFCTIVKFPALYWLKATMLPSILHRISQLLIAEDLRRLVSEEANLVVEYNVNHWPPLEIREEEIDILEPPKKVICNEDVENLQSEPVLSGPEIDVLNTDAYHYPWTKDEEPPELFRKIEDIRMIDIEHYCQFMTSGCDEDVYTTNIRKFTFMDRPSVPVRELKILSVENSGGPSPVQITYALTSKLGNDAFDLERLETLGDSCLKFVVSLFLYTFFPNYNEGPLTALKGKLIGNRNLYYCGKKKCIPGRMKVDDFVPLSNFIPPAYSAFRQLQKILLDTEVSPNVLYEIEIPEKEKFSGCLSKSTETAIKSKVLNWDVAETQTGMELYLGIQIVADKTVADCVEALIGVYLSSMGIKSTVNLLTWFEILPKDIDINALLFTVPKDPEISEDVDYLIPWASNIEQKLGYKFENRAFLLQAFTHPSYSANSITECYQRLEFLGDAVIDFLITSYIYEYCGNLSPGVLTDLRSALVNNITFACLSVRYGLHTALLAYSPQLNDAINRFVKFQEERGHVVNDELLWILMEEKECNMVEYVDVPKVLGDIFESTIGAIYMDSGKNLKKVWEIIFSLMHTEIDEFSKNIPKQPIRVLYEHQGARPQFLNAVPVEGTSSIMVSLEVFIAGKIKRFHGFGSNKKLAKCAAAKLALKHLLRKN
- the Dcr-2 gene encoding endoribonuclease Dcr-2 isoform X2, translating into MMDDENDFRPRAYQLDLYEVAAKQNTIIYLPTGSGKTFIAVMLIKKLSADIRKPYNEGGKHTVFLVNTVPLVLQQAEYIARLTGLSCTGISGDMGVDFWKENQWNEQLKNHHVLVMTCQILLNGLNHGFMFLNKINLLILDECHRAVNNHPMRLIMKLFEFCPEEEQPKVLGLTATLLNANTMCNNIDTIVRSLEITLHAKIATVNSELQLQNYYAAPRESFCRFDNYIVPQVGTIINNRIAEINDCLDCILLKNSLTHQDSSIQFRPKSITKKLINILEDIKEQFAHAGLYGASKAILLHMIQLECLKKYNSGVDAAYIFEYLISELTIFRKLLDDEMKDDSDTIKIMKYSSDQVQNLFKILLDFHENKSTECEFCCIIFVQRRFTAQVLYHILKNLSAHNKKFHFLKPDFMMGFSCDPYKCSRETSCISKWNKEVLHRFKNGFTNCLIATDVIDEGIDIPTCTLVIRYNLPMDIRSYIQSKGRARHSASQYTFLLSNSDKNYVKRFESYKMVESHLKKLLVGQTEYRKELTNDDMKNMLYVHEIEPYIVTSSDGTKCSITENTAISLINMYCLQLLKSKFAYLSPTWILYKIEERNKQNKTNLYQVSLKLPILSPLKTTVFGNVMSSINSAKRSVAMKMCIELHKIGELTDSLIPRTFQSVVESTDYLFPNWEVEDKSDAGIIGTYKKKRHHELQFPSALYGAYPLPSKPVYLHLLRAKPMYPAPHYDNRRLVFYNLLSNKAGFGILSSKEMPQIPSFPIFMNVGELQVDVEVNYAKMNLSATEIGNIKIFHSLIFSQVVPVIKPFMIFDNYNLDNCFLIAPVNEKWEIDWDIIQEHQQIQHIPPPVPFQFEHNDYDLALVVPNYRAAAEVYIITQICEELTPNSCFPSENFFSYVHYYKQKHGLTVHNLTQPMLEAKMVSKKINCIKPRSMQSESKYRKRMEMNEDLKEHLVPEFCTIVKFPALYWLKATMLPSILHRISQLLIAEDLRRLVSEEANLVVEYNVNHWPPLEIREEEIDILEPPKKVICNEDVENLQSEPVLSGPEIDVLNTDAYHYPWTKDEEPPELFRKIEDIRMIDIEHYCQFMTSGCDEDVYTTNIRKFTFMDRPSVPVRELKILSVENSGGPSPVQITYALTSKLGNDAFDLERLETLGDSCLKFVVSLFLYTFFPNYNEGPLTALKGKLIGNRNLYYCGKKKCIPGRMKVDDFVPLSNFIPPAYSAFRQLQKILLDTEVSPNVLYEIEIPEKEKFSGCLSKSTETAIKSKVLNWDVAETQTGMELYLGIQIVADKTVADCVEALIGVYLSSMGIKSTVNLLTWFEILPKDIDINALLFTVPKDPEISEDVDYLIPWASNIEQKLGYKFENRAFLLQAFTHPSYSANSITECYQRLEFLGDAVIDFLITSYIYEYCGNLSPGVLTDLRSALVNNITFACLSVRYGLHTALLAYSPQLNDAINRFVKFQEERGHVVNDELLWILMEEKECNMVEYVDVPKVLGDIFESTIGAIYMDSGKNLKKVWEIIFSLMHTEIDEFSKNIPKQPIRVLYEHQGARPQFLNAVPVEGTSSIMVSLEVFIAGKIKRFHGFGSNKKLAKCAAAKLALKHLLRKN